From a single Anaerolineales bacterium genomic region:
- a CDS encoding peptide chain release factor 3 — protein MLNAPITETQSIASAIATRRTFAVISHPDAGKTTLTEKLLLYGNAIELAGNVRARKNQRATTSDWMEMERERGISITSTVLQFPYRGHVINLLDTPGHQDFSEDTYRTLSAVDSAVMVIDAAKGIEPQTLKLFEVCRKRGIPIFTFINKMDRPARDPLDLLDEIRKVLGMEPVPMNWPVGDGPQFVGVYDRGENGVYLYERTERNEKIAPEVFVQMDDLVKRNILTPDKFNHLKETVELLSEAGVTFDHDAVLKEKQTPVFFGSALTNFGVRMFLDAFIQFAPPPQAYVSDAGAVSPEDEAFTGFIFKIQANMNPKHRDSVAFLRICSGKFERGMDLLHAQSGKTLKLMRPYKAFANEREIIDQAFPGDVLGLPNNGTFAIGDTLCSGKTLQFAPIPRFQPEHFALLRNLDVGKSKQFAKGLQQLESEGAVQILYNVNAFKREPILAVVGQLQFDVVQARLESEYNVKTELERMSHSFLRWVIGEDKDIESLQNRGDAILARDSRNAWAMLFQTPFLLKYYSEKNPNLKFVDISEL, from the coding sequence ATGCTTAACGCACCAATCACTGAAACCCAATCCATCGCAAGCGCCATTGCAACACGGCGGACGTTTGCGGTCATCTCTCACCCGGATGCAGGCAAGACCACGCTGACCGAGAAGCTGCTGCTGTACGGCAACGCCATCGAACTGGCGGGCAACGTCCGCGCGCGAAAGAACCAACGCGCCACCACATCCGACTGGATGGAGATGGAGCGCGAGCGCGGCATTTCCATCACTTCCACCGTACTGCAATTCCCGTATCGCGGGCATGTCATCAATCTGCTCGATACGCCGGGACATCAAGACTTTTCCGAAGACACCTACCGCACGCTCTCCGCAGTGGACAGCGCCGTAATGGTCATCGATGCGGCGAAAGGCATCGAGCCGCAAACACTGAAACTCTTCGAAGTCTGCCGCAAGCGCGGCATTCCCATCTTTACCTTTATCAACAAGATGGATCGTCCCGCCCGCGACCCATTGGACCTGCTGGATGAGATCCGCAAAGTGCTGGGCATGGAACCTGTGCCCATGAACTGGCCCGTGGGTGACGGTCCGCAATTTGTCGGCGTGTATGACCGCGGGGAAAACGGCGTGTATCTTTATGAGCGCACTGAGCGCAATGAAAAGATCGCGCCGGAAGTATTCGTGCAAATGGACGATCTGGTGAAGCGGAACATTCTCACCCCCGACAAATTTAACCACTTGAAAGAAACGGTCGAATTGTTGAGCGAAGCGGGCGTGACCTTCGACCACGACGCCGTGCTCAAAGAGAAACAAACGCCTGTATTTTTTGGCAGCGCGTTGACCAACTTCGGCGTGCGCATGTTCCTCGACGCTTTCATCCAGTTCGCTCCGCCGCCGCAAGCCTACGTCAGCGATGCGGGCGCGGTCTCGCCGGAGGATGAAGCGTTTACGGGTTTCATCTTCAAAATTCAGGCGAACATGAATCCGAAACACCGTGACAGCGTCGCCTTCCTGCGCATCTGCTCGGGCAAATTCGAGCGCGGCATGGACCTTTTACACGCACAGAGCGGAAAAACGCTCAAGCTGATGCGCCCCTATAAAGCGTTTGCCAACGAACGCGAGATCATTGACCAAGCATTCCCCGGCGATGTGCTGGGACTTCCCAATAACGGAACCTTCGCCATCGGCGACACGCTCTGCTCCGGAAAAACGCTTCAATTCGCGCCGATACCGAGATTCCAACCCGAGCATTTTGCCCTGCTGAGAAATCTCGACGTGGGCAAGTCCAAACAATTCGCCAAGGGACTCCAGCAACTCGAAAGCGAAGGTGCGGTGCAGATCCTCTACAACGTCAATGCTTTCAAGCGCGAGCCGATCCTTGCCGTGGTCGGGCAGTTGCAATTCGACGTGGTACAGGCGCGTCTCGAATCAGAGTATAACGTCAAGACCGAGCTGGAACGCATGTCGCACTCTTTCCTGCGCTGGGTCATCGGCGAAGACAAAGACATCGAATCCCTGCAAAATCGCGGCGACGCCATCCTCGCACGTGATTCTCGAAATGCGTGGGCGATGCTCTTCCAAACGCCTTTCCTGCTCAAATATTACTCCGAGAAAAATCCAAACCTGAAGTTTGTGGATATTTCCGAACTCTAG
- a CDS encoding polyribonucleotide nucleotidyltransferase produces the protein MFLPARTEPVCSHRGETQILSFATLGTLGEAQELDNLSPNDTKRYMHHYNFPPFSVGETRPLRGQSRREVGHGALAERALEPVLPAEESFPYAIRVVSEALSSNGSTSMGSVCGSTLALMDAGVPIKSPVSGVAMGLITDETGRYKILTDIQGTEDHLGDMDFKVAGTAAGITALQMDIKISGLSTQMMKEALEQARTARMSIMEKMLAVLSEPRTELKPHAPRIITVKIPVDKIGALIGPGGKNIRALQEETGVKIDIEEDGTVYIASTSAEGAKIAQERIEGMSESPVIGNIYTGKVVRIEAFGAFVNIMPGVDGLVHISQLDSERVEKVEDVCVLGDELTVMVTDIDPQGKIRLSRQAVLEGWSAEEAREKDKGGGGRGGGGRGGPRGGGNRGGDRRGGGGDRNRR, from the coding sequence GTGTTTCTCCCCGCGCGCACGGAACCGGTCTGTTCACACCGCGGCGAGACTCAAATTCTCTCCTTTGCCACGCTCGGCACGCTGGGCGAAGCGCAGGAGTTGGATAACCTCTCCCCCAACGATACCAAACGCTACATGCACCACTACAATTTCCCGCCGTTCTCCGTCGGTGAGACCAGACCTCTTCGCGGACAGAGCAGGCGCGAGGTCGGGCATGGGGCGCTGGCAGAACGCGCTCTCGAACCTGTGCTGCCTGCCGAGGAATCCTTCCCGTATGCGATCCGCGTCGTGTCCGAGGCGTTGTCCTCGAACGGCTCGACCTCCATGGGATCGGTCTGCGGTTCGACGCTGGCATTGATGGATGCGGGTGTGCCGATAAAATCTCCCGTCTCCGGCGTAGCGATGGGTCTTATTACTGACGAAACAGGGCGCTACAAGATCCTGACCGATATTCAGGGAACCGAAGACCACCTCGGCGACATGGATTTCAAGGTGGCTGGAACCGCCGCGGGGATCACCGCCCTGCAAATGGATATCAAGATCAGCGGCTTGAGCACGCAGATGATGAAGGAAGCGCTCGAACAGGCTCGCACGGCGCGCATGTCCATTATGGAAAAGATGCTGGCGGTACTTTCCGAACCACGCACGGAATTGAAGCCGCATGCACCGCGCATCATTACCGTGAAGATCCCCGTCGATAAGATCGGCGCATTGATCGGACCGGGCGGCAAGAACATCCGCGCCCTGCAGGAAGAAACGGGCGTCAAGATCGACATCGAAGAAGACGGCACCGTGTACATTGCATCCACAAGCGCCGAGGGTGCAAAGATCGCACAGGAACGCATCGAAGGGATGAGCGAAAGCCCTGTGATCGGCAACATCTACACCGGCAAAGTGGTGCGTATTGAGGCATTTGGTGCGTTCGTGAACATCATGCCCGGCGTGGACGGTCTCGTGCACATCTCCCAACTTGACAGCGAACGCGTTGAAAAGGTCGAGGATGTGTGCGTGCTCGGCGATGAACTGACCGTGATGGTGACGGACATCGATCCGCAAGGCAAGATCCGCCTTTCGCGTCAGGCGGTACTGGAAGGCTGGTCTGCCGAGGAAGCCCGCGAAAAGGATAAGGGCGGCGGTGGACGCGGAGGCGGCGGAAGAGGCGGTCCACGCGGAGGCGGAAATCGCGGCGGAGATCGTCGCGGCGGCGGTGGTGACCGCAACCGCAGATAG
- a CDS encoding ABC-2 family transporter protein, protein MQGLKLAFNYLRIGIMNEFQYRANLYIQILQTFIALGTGLIGLNLVFSQTSELGGWDRTELLAVMGVFITMGGIIRAAIQPNMERLMEDIREGLLDFALTKPADAQILISVREFRLWQLVDVVTGMIVLGVALSQMNWLVGVWDVLAFFSALAMGAVMIYCFWLIVTSTAFWFVRVHEIANLFEGLYAAGRWPVGIYPTWLRMALTFIIPVAFAVTVPAEALTGRLNLQTWLGALALTVVLFFASRALLKFGLRSYSGASA, encoded by the coding sequence ATGCAGGGATTAAAACTTGCCTTCAACTATTTGCGTATCGGTATCATGAACGAGTTTCAATACCGCGCCAATCTTTACATTCAAATTTTGCAAACCTTCATTGCGCTCGGCACGGGGCTGATCGGTTTGAACCTCGTTTTCAGCCAGACCAGCGAACTAGGCGGCTGGGACCGAACCGAATTACTGGCGGTGATGGGCGTCTTCATCACAATGGGCGGCATCATCCGTGCCGCCATTCAGCCGAACATGGAACGACTGATGGAGGATATCCGCGAGGGATTGCTTGATTTTGCCCTAACCAAACCCGCCGATGCTCAAATCCTTATCAGTGTGCGCGAGTTCCGGCTCTGGCAATTGGTGGACGTGGTTACAGGGATGATCGTGCTCGGCGTGGCGCTCTCACAAATGAACTGGCTGGTGGGTGTTTGGGATGTGCTTGCATTCTTCTCCGCGCTGGCGATGGGTGCGGTGATGATCTACTGTTTCTGGCTGATTGTCACCTCCACGGCATTTTGGTTTGTGCGCGTGCATGAGATCGCAAATCTTTTTGAAGGTCTCTATGCGGCAGGACGCTGGCCCGTTGGTATTTACCCAACCTGGCTGCGCATGGCACTGACCTTCATCATCCCTGTCGCTTTCGCAGTCACTGTCCCCGCTGAAGCATTGACGGGGCGTCTCAACCTCCAGACCTGGCTTGGTGCTCTCGCGCTGACGGTTGTATTGTTCTTTGCTTCGCGCGCCCTTTTGAAATTTGGCTTGCGGAGTTATTCGGGAGCTTCGGCGTAA
- a CDS encoding DinB family protein: MTTKQEIEKELDETYTRFISLVELIPESEYSLPSSNPAWTVGDVLFHITLGPRALALEVWMTLHARGLYQLAMRYFPSRMFNHINAWFGNRKRRISRQGLLKAYGQAHTVIKSRLKRTREEDLSKSVIYPKDYVSDLAGEVSVERLFRYVKGHFDAHEEEIRARSG, encoded by the coding sequence ATGACGACCAAACAAGAAATTGAGAAGGAATTGGATGAGACGTACACCCGCTTCATCTCTTTAGTGGAGTTGATCCCCGAATCCGAATATTCTCTCCCCTCTAGCAATCCCGCTTGGACGGTAGGCGATGTCCTGTTTCACATCACGCTTGGTCCGCGGGCGCTGGCATTGGAAGTGTGGATGACACTCCATGCGCGGGGACTCTATCAATTGGCTATGCGCTACTTCCCGTCGCGGATGTTCAATCACATAAATGCGTGGTTCGGCAATCGCAAGCGTCGAATCAGCCGTCAGGGGCTGCTTAAGGCGTACGGGCAGGCGCACACAGTCATAAAGTCCAGATTGAAGCGGACTCGGGAGGAGGATTTGTCAAAATCGGTGATATATCCCAAAGATTATGTATCTGACCTCGCAGGAGAAGTCAGTGTGGAGCGGTTGTTTCGGTATGTGAAGGGACATTTCGATGCGCACGAAGAGGAAATTCGCGCCCGTTCGGGGTGA
- a CDS encoding ATP-binding cassette domain-containing protein has product MPSVISISKLAKHYQVPEREAGLKAAALGLIKRRYKNVKAVDEISFDIQPGEVVGFLGPNGAGKTTTLKMLSGLLHPTSGSTSVLGYEPAKRSHDFLRQITLVMGNRNQLSWDLPALDSFDLQRAIYSIPRDEFKRTRDEFIEILEVSDLVQKPVRNLSLGERMKMEIIGALLHKPKILFLDEPTLGLDVTMQKRIRTFVAEYNKRYGATVLLTSHYMADVEALCKRIIVIHHGKLLFDGDLSKLVEKFSAFKTIGFTVDSAATDWSQFGDMVSAEGSRVTLRVPKEKTSAVTSRLLNDLAVEDLTVETAPIEDVIESVFAVGKDVVE; this is encoded by the coding sequence ATGCCCTCTGTCATTTCGATCTCGAAACTGGCAAAACATTATCAGGTCCCCGAGCGGGAAGCAGGCTTGAAAGCCGCCGCGCTGGGATTGATCAAACGCCGCTATAAAAACGTCAAAGCAGTGGATGAAATCTCGTTTGATATTCAGCCCGGCGAGGTGGTGGGCTTTCTTGGTCCCAACGGCGCGGGGAAGACTACCACGCTCAAAATGCTCAGCGGACTTTTGCACCCGACCTCTGGCAGTACCTCCGTGTTGGGGTACGAGCCTGCCAAACGCTCGCACGACTTCCTGCGCCAGATCACATTGGTGATGGGCAATCGTAACCAACTCTCATGGGATTTGCCCGCGCTGGATTCTTTCGATCTACAACGTGCCATTTACAGCATTCCGCGCGATGAATTCAAACGCACGCGTGATGAGTTCATTGAAATCCTCGAAGTCAGTGATCTTGTGCAAAAGCCAGTGCGTAACTTGTCTTTGGGGGAACGCATGAAGATGGAAATCATCGGCGCATTGTTGCACAAGCCGAAGATTCTCTTCCTCGATGAGCCGACGCTGGGCTTGGATGTCACCATGCAGAAACGCATCCGCACGTTTGTGGCGGAGTACAACAAACGCTACGGTGCGACGGTACTGCTGACCAGTCACTACATGGCGGATGTGGAGGCTTTGTGCAAGCGCATCATCGTCATTCATCATGGCAAACTTTTGTTCGATGGCGATCTCTCGAAACTTGTCGAAAAATTCTCGGCGTTCAAGACCATCGGCTTCACCGTGGACAGCGCTGCTACAGACTGGAGTCAGTTCGGGGACATGGTATCAGCTGAAGGGTCCCGTGTGACGCTGCGTGTCCCGAAGGAAAAGACTTCGGCGGTTACATCCCGCCTGTTGAACGATCTTGCGGTGGAAGATCTCACCGTCGAAACAGCGCCCATCGAAGATGTGATCGAATCCGTTTTCGCGGTCGGCAAGGATGTTGTGGAATGA
- a CDS encoding ABC-2 family transporter protein, protein MKNIRFLIALWKANLQAAMEFRSAFLTQVIFMMINNGAYFMFWVLFFDKFNEVQGWGLRDMMLLYGIAATAWGVAAYFFGHFTTLAEVIAHGRLDYYLSLPKPVLLHVLASKSLGSGMGDIIYGIGSFIISGYLTPDGILRFALSVFTGVCIFISFLTIIQSLSFWLGNTVALSQIALSAVLTFSLYPSVLFNTTTKFVLLTIVPAALIGSVPAEFVRSFTWQSLLQISTGAAVFLVLAVTIFRAGLRKYESGSAIQVEV, encoded by the coding sequence ATGAAAAACATCCGATTTCTAATCGCACTTTGGAAAGCCAACCTGCAAGCCGCCATGGAGTTCCGTTCCGCATTTCTGACACAGGTCATCTTCATGATGATCAATAATGGCGCGTATTTCATGTTCTGGGTCTTGTTCTTCGATAAATTCAACGAAGTACAAGGCTGGGGACTGCGTGATATGATGCTGCTATATGGGATCGCCGCCACCGCCTGGGGAGTTGCGGCATATTTCTTCGGTCATTTCACCACGCTGGCGGAGGTCATCGCACACGGCAGGCTGGATTATTACCTGTCCCTGCCGAAGCCGGTCCTGCTGCATGTGCTGGCATCAAAAAGCCTCGGCAGCGGCATGGGAGATATTATTTATGGCATCGGCAGTTTTATCATCTCCGGCTACCTCACCCCCGATGGAATTTTACGGTTCGCGCTTTCTGTTTTCACGGGCGTATGCATCTTTATATCCTTTCTCACCATCATTCAAAGCCTGTCCTTTTGGCTGGGTAACACCGTCGCGCTCAGCCAGATCGCTTTGAGCGCCGTGCTGACATTCTCGCTGTATCCCAGCGTATTGTTCAATACGACCACAAAATTCGTTCTACTTACCATCGTCCCTGCCGCATTGATCGGCTCGGTCCCCGCCGAATTTGTGCGCTCATTTACATGGCAAAGCCTGCTGCAAATCTCCACCGGCGCAGCGGTCTTCCTCGTTTTGGCTGTGACGATCTTTCGCGCAGGATTGCGGAAATACGAGTCAGGCAGTGCGATACAGGTGGAAGTGTAA
- a CDS encoding ABC-2 family transporter protein has protein sequence MKRYFDYYISMMKISVLEQWQYPVANYFYMIGMIAEPVIYMVVWSAVANQQGGMVGGYTPGTFAAYYIVWTLVRQMNIAFTPYGWEWRIRNGRLSTSLMRPIHPLHEDVSFFAGWKVVMIILWIPLAFALSLIFKPELNPTLLEGVVFFIAIWMAYLIRTITLSLLGMVTFWTTRVSALFELYFAAELILSGRLVPLSLMPVWVQELAWFFPFRWAFGFPIEALVGQLTMTDMLIGLGMQVAWVVGGWIVVHLIWKVAIRRFSAVGG, from the coding sequence ATGAAACGATATTTCGATTACTACATTTCCATGATGAAGATCTCCGTGCTGGAGCAATGGCAATATCCTGTTGCCAATTATTTTTACATGATCGGCATGATCGCCGAACCCGTCATTTATATGGTGGTTTGGTCGGCGGTGGCGAACCAGCAGGGTGGCATGGTGGGCGGTTACACGCCTGGCACCTTCGCCGCCTATTACATCGTGTGGACGCTTGTGCGCCAGATGAACATTGCCTTCACGCCCTACGGTTGGGAGTGGCGCATCCGCAACGGCAGGCTCTCCACGAGTTTGATGCGCCCGATCCACCCGCTGCATGAAGATGTGTCGTTCTTTGCGGGTTGGAAAGTAGTGATGATCATTTTATGGATTCCGCTGGCGTTCGCGCTTTCGCTGATCTTCAAGCCTGAATTGAATCCCACATTACTCGAAGGCGTGGTCTTCTTCATTGCAATTTGGATGGCATACCTCATCCGCACGATCACGCTTTCCCTGCTCGGCATGGTGACATTTTGGACAACCCGCGTCAGCGCTCTCTTTGAACTGTATTTTGCAGCGGAGCTGATTCTTTCGGGACGGTTGGTACCGCTTTCGCTCATGCCCGTATGGGTGCAGGAGCTGGCATGGTTCTTCCCATTCCGTTGGGCGTTCGGGTTTCCCATCGAAGCGCTGGTAGGGCAGTTGACCATGACTGACATGCTCATCGGCTTGGGGATGCAGGTGGCATGGGTGGTCGGCGGCTGGATCGTAGTCCACTTGATCTGGAAGGTTGCCATCCGCAGGTTTTCGGCGGTGGGAGGTTAA
- a CDS encoding DUF2785 domain-containing protein, which yields MDKQFWLDIRENQYAVPEGHSIEDLLDELLSFLGSTDPELRDVIGYETYANWLKLETIPLVLIRSCISRLTGNLEEGIGERDTDTVFLRSFSALLLAETVHHDNKVPALEKDDALDILEKALTYLKNERDPRGYVSGKGWAHAIAHTADLLYTLASHRDTGQAELERILYAVTTKLEKPTEWIYCHGEDDRLMQAAAGVVQRNLLDENTYSQWLASCLEPSWKGSYEDPAQNNAFFNTRNFLRGFYLYLQEAKDLPIRDFLFKETGNTLRKFRQF from the coding sequence ATGGACAAACAATTCTGGCTCGACATCCGTGAAAATCAATACGCCGTCCCGGAAGGGCATTCCATCGAAGACTTGCTCGATGAATTGTTGTCTTTCCTGGGGAGCACTGACCCGGAACTGCGCGATGTCATCGGTTACGAGACCTACGCTAATTGGCTGAAATTGGAAACCATTCCGTTGGTACTGATTCGTTCGTGCATTTCCCGTCTTACCGGCAATCTGGAAGAGGGGATCGGAGAACGCGATACGGACACGGTCTTCCTGCGCTCGTTTTCGGCTCTGCTGCTCGCTGAAACAGTGCATCATGACAACAAAGTCCCCGCCTTGGAAAAAGATGATGCGCTTGATATTCTTGAAAAGGCTCTTACGTACTTGAAAAATGAGCGTGATCCGCGCGGATACGTCAGCGGGAAAGGCTGGGCGCACGCAATCGCCCACACCGCCGACCTGCTTTACACACTCGCCAGTCACCGCGACACAGGTCAAGCCGAACTGGAACGAATCCTGTATGCGGTCACAACCAAACTGGAAAAACCCACGGAGTGGATCTATTGCCACGGTGAAGATGACCGCCTTATGCAGGCTGCCGCGGGAGTCGTGCAAAGAAACCTGCTGGACGAGAACACTTACAGCCAGTGGCTAGCATCCTGCCTCGAACCGTCATGGAAAGGCTCTTACGAAGACCCGGCGCAAAACAACGCCTTTTTCAACACCAGAAATTTCCTGCGCGGTTTCTATTTATACCTGCAGGAAGCGAAAGACCTCCCCATCCGCGATTTTCTTTTCAAGGAAACGGGGAATACCCTGCGAAAATTCAGGCAATTTTAA
- a CDS encoding bile acid:sodium symporter family protein, producing the protein MQESVLSNVVLPLAIIIIMVTLGMTLTLADFRRVAAQPKQVLIGLLCQLVLLPLLGFAIAGAFSLAPVYAISIVLLAAAPGGATSNLIVHAADGDRALSVTLTAISNMLAWFTIPFLLGIAYTTYGSGALSIDFPVVSTMVQVAALTVIPVLIGMGIRSWKPDFAENSKRWSKIFAGGFLFLVILALIIQNWDVIVNDGPRFAPAFITLNIAALVIGFVVSRLAGINTVQTGTIAIETGIQNSTLAITVALTILNNNEMAVVPGLYAIWMYVTGFALAYWMARNAPAGKTEGVPA; encoded by the coding sequence ATGCAAGAGAGTGTACTTTCGAATGTCGTACTTCCGTTAGCGATCATTATCATCATGGTCACATTGGGCATGACGCTGACCCTCGCAGACTTCAGACGTGTCGCCGCCCAGCCCAAGCAGGTGCTGATCGGGCTTCTGTGTCAATTGGTACTGCTTCCCCTGCTGGGATTTGCCATTGCGGGCGCATTCTCCCTCGCGCCTGTGTATGCCATCAGCATCGTCCTGCTGGCAGCCGCACCCGGTGGAGCGACCTCCAACCTGATCGTCCACGCCGCGGACGGGGACCGCGCTCTCTCCGTCACCCTGACCGCCATCTCGAACATGCTCGCCTGGTTCACCATCCCCTTCCTGCTTGGCATCGCCTACACCACCTATGGAAGCGGCGCATTGAGCATTGATTTCCCCGTTGTCAGCACCATGGTGCAGGTTGCCGCGCTGACCGTCATCCCGGTGCTGATCGGTATGGGCATCCGCAGTTGGAAGCCCGATTTCGCCGAGAACAGCAAACGCTGGTCGAAGATCTTCGCGGGCGGCTTTCTGTTCCTCGTCATCCTCGCGCTCATCATCCAAAACTGGGATGTGATCGTCAACGATGGTCCGCGCTTTGCCCCGGCATTCATCACGCTGAACATCGCCGCACTGGTGATCGGCTTTGTCGTTTCCCGTCTGGCAGGCATCAACACGGTACAGACCGGCACCATTGCCATCGAGACCGGCATTCAAAACTCCACTCTTGCCATCACCGTCGCGCTGACCATCCTCAATAACAACGAGATGGCTGTCGTCCCGGGCTTGTACGCCATCTGGATGTATGTTACAGGCTTCGCGCTCGCCTACTGGATGGCTCGTAACGCTCCGGCAGGGAAAACCGAAGGGGTGCCTGCGTAG
- the rpsO gene encoding 30S ribosomal protein S15, protein MPLAKEVKTKAIEDFHRHEKDTGSPEVQIAILTNRITQLTEHLRANKQDQSCRRGLLKLVGQRRRLLAYLRKSNYQSYLNVTDRLQLRRK, encoded by the coding sequence ATGCCGCTCGCGAAAGAAGTCAAGACAAAGGCGATCGAGGATTTTCATCGCCACGAGAAGGATACCGGTTCGCCCGAAGTGCAAATCGCCATCCTGACAAACCGCATCACTCAGCTTACTGAGCACTTGCGCGCCAACAAGCAGGATCAATCCTGCCGCCGCGGTCTGCTTAAACTGGTTGGTCAGCGCCGCCGGTTGCTCGCGTACCTGCGTAAAAGCAATTACCAGAGCTACCTCAACGTTACCGACCGTTTGCAGCTCCGCCGCAAATAA
- a CDS encoding ABC-2 family transporter protein — protein MRKYLYIATMQVINNIAYPGDFLGRSISIGIFLFIFAGLWGTTFRIVGTESINGLTFANMMWYLMMAETIELGRPRTNRIISEQVKNGEVAYILNKPYNFLLYHFSFGLGDSLLRVGMNIAVGVLVAWLLAGPPPSLLGWGMALVTLIGAWILHFCMMALIGLAAFLVEETNSFELIYQKLVFILGGMLLPLDMFPEWLQGIARLLPFPYMMYAPARLFVKPDVELFWQMLSAQWMWVAALVLVLAIAYRRSEKVLTVNGG, from the coding sequence ATGCGAAAGTATCTCTACATCGCCACGATGCAGGTCATCAACAACATCGCCTATCCCGGCGATTTTCTGGGACGTTCCATCAGCATTGGCATCTTCCTGTTCATCTTTGCCGGGTTATGGGGCACGACCTTTCGCATTGTCGGTACGGAATCCATCAACGGGCTGACCTTTGCCAACATGATGTGGTACCTGATGATGGCAGAGACGATCGAACTCGGCAGACCGCGCACCAACCGCATCATCTCGGAACAGGTCAAGAACGGTGAAGTGGCGTATATCCTGAACAAACCGTATAACTTCCTGCTGTATCATTTCTCGTTCGGCTTGGGTGACAGTCTCCTGCGTGTTGGGATGAACATCGCCGTAGGCGTTCTCGTCGCGTGGCTTCTGGCGGGTCCGCCGCCATCTCTGCTGGGATGGGGTATGGCGCTGGTCACACTCATCGGCGCGTGGATCCTGCACTTCTGCATGATGGCATTGATCGGACTGGCGGCATTTCTCGTGGAAGAGACCAATTCCTTCGAGTTGATCTACCAAAAACTGGTCTTCATCCTCGGCGGAATGCTCCTGCCGTTGGATATGTTCCCTGAATGGCTGCAAGGAATTGCGCGTCTTCTTCCCTTCCCATATATGATGTACGCCCCCGCGCGCCTATTTGTAAAACCTGACGTGGAGTTGTTCTGGCAGATGCTCTCCGCGCAATGGATGTGGGTGGCGGCGCTGGTACTCGTTCTTGCCATTGCCTATCGTAGAAGCGAAAAAGTACTCACGGTGAACGGCGGCTGA